DNA sequence from the Armigeres subalbatus isolate Guangzhou_Male chromosome 1, GZ_Asu_2, whole genome shotgun sequence genome:
TTGTTGTATGACTTTGAATGgttgaaagttctaaattaggATGCCGCTCTctagggtaaggaagatgattattcaacttcctttcagttcatattgTTTATAAGTACTAAACCAGGATTCTCCATTAAAGAGATCCAAACTTTTATctgaaatgatcgtcttgacgcGCCTGTGGTGGTCGCTATCAAtttagacgtatcaaacataaattattttcttcgttgaaaaagttttgaaaccttgggagtttctgttgaaacaaattttggaattttccttcattgcagcctatcttttcaatgcaatggcagcaaaagaatttgttgagctgatcttcaaattctgactcgcaacaaatcaaaattcttcgtaattgacTGAtaccaaacaccgttcatgaataatgctcaaagcaattccaacggcaacattttatttgaagattgttctgcggatattatactattcaatatcccaatggcccaacttttTTCATCCACTGAAATCCTTGACAATTGATttgttttaacggattcaagtcagctgtgtgccaattggtaactcatgctgactttcactctgatcaccttcctgtgacatttgaaatcacaAGAAgctttataatccaatcagctctactttctaTGATAATGCTGATTGGATTTAtaaaaacgtatatcgataggaaagtgttgatattcctctcatAAAAgtatattgataatgctctcgtatctttgcaAATTTGGTTTCGAAGCCAGGCATTGCAAATTCCTAAATGTgtttcaactccattattatgacgacgatcttcagctacatCTCTtgaaaatgtgaggcgaaggcaatacaaAGAACTCGatccgcgttgaaagttattggcagatttgcaaatgaaattaaaaacgtttcgctattctgagaaataccaactttgagaataatgtctcaagTTGATCCCAGTTCgcaacccttttgaaattaacgaaaattttaaaaacctcaaaagccaattccagcgcttaaagagggaaatcaaattttattaacaaatggcgaaaaggctcaaaaacttgctcagcagttcgagatgcccataattttagtctaggtctcactagtccaattgaggatcaggttacgaagcttcgaagacattctcaaccaagataatgtctTTGACCTTTCGTtaggaaccaatttggatgaagtgagatctattactagaaaatttaaaaataagaagCCCCGGAGTGGTAGTGgatttctacatacttatcaaaaacttcagagagctctttatccttttggttaatatatttaacaaatgttttcaattggcatacttccgataaatggaaaaacgccaaagttgttccaattttgaagccggacaaaatccagctgagagCCATTTATcgccaatcagtttgctttcttcaataagcaaactgtttgaaaagattattttaaatagaataggttcatattaatgacaattctattttgctgatgagcaatttggttttcgatagggcattcaaccactcatcagttattaagagttacgaacttaattcgctcaacaaatctgaaggatattcgataggttgctcttcttgatatagaaaatttgacagtgtttggcatgaaggtttagtttaaaattgatgaattttaattttacgctgtacattattaaacttttccaaattatttatcagatcgtcactgcaggtaaactatcagaattctaaatctgatagattacctgtaaactattcccaaggcagcatactggggcccattttgtataacatttttacttgacttacctgatttaccaccagggtgtcaaaaatctttgtttgcagatgacacaggtctccaCAAGGAGCGTACCTTCGTGtcattgtagtagattgcaaaaaagtttggatattttctccacttacttaaaatggaaaatttccacaGATCTTCCAAAACTCATATAATTTTCCCATAAGCCAgaacttcttatttgaaaccttcagCTGACATgtatcactatgaatggggttccaattttgtctagcgaagctaaatatttaggacttctgctagatcaaaatcttttaaaatcacattgaaggccttcaagccaaatattaatatattaagttctatatccacttataaacagaaaattaaaactttgtcttagaacaaacttttgatttacaaacaaatgtttagacctgccatgttgatgctgtgccaatatggactagttgctgcaataccagaaagaaggcacttcagaggattcaaaataccgtaaaatgattctgaagttgtctccgtggtatagtaccaatgaacttcatagaatttctaatattgagacattgcaacaaatgtccaacaaaaataatttccaattttagataaaatcgttgcaatcttctgcaacgattaactcctgtacccttagtataaaataggttaagattagtttagttgaaaacatttaattcctacatggttcaattcaaccagaggaaaaattctaactgccagaggcaattaaaatgtattattaataactaaaaatataacatagcaaataaggatagtttaaaaaaacacggaacacctatctaagagatgaatgcatatgtagataattagcaaataaaattattaaaaaaaaagactcGATGCGTCTACagatatctttttttttgtcttttaagagactttcagccgaggctggctcgtctcctcGACAGATATCGATGGTAAATCGATAGTAACCTTGGGCAGAAGAATGCTTCAATGGTGGTGGAATAGCTTGATACTCTGGACTTCACCGTTGCTAGAAATTTGCAGCGAACTTCAGTGGAAGCTGACGATCCCTCAATCGGTAGATTTACTCTTGATCGACAAACACTCATCCGCTGGGCAACCTCGCTCGTTGCGAAACAACATTCACTCCCGAATCTAACAACGTCCGAACTGGATGTTCTGAACCTTCATCGTCTACCATCGTAACTATTGTTGTCGCCAACAACAAATTTGTTCTCGACCCATCGGTGGAAATGCAGCTCTTATTCCCGTATGCGCGGTTGGAGTTGAGGTTTGCGACCCACTGGGGATGCTGGGTTGGCTGGGAGCACTGGAAGAAACCAATTGGTTTCTGGTTGACTGCTGGCCGCGTTGCTGGTGGAATCATTTAGACACGTTGCACAGCTGAGTATGGTGACGACCTCTGCACTTGCGGCAGTAGCTTGGAAGAGCAATCCTTCGCCCTGTGACCGCGGCGTAAGCAATTCCGAGATAGCTTGTTTCGTCGTAGAATCCTTCTTTCCTTGACCGTCATTTTCGCAAACGACTCGCACTGGTACAGAAAATGCTGACTGGAACACATGGACATGGCGAAATCCTTGCTGTACAGCTCCATGACTTCCAGTGCGTGGAGGATTGGGCTTCTTGCTGATCCCTGCTGACTCGTAGGATTTATTATTAAAACAAAACGTTTTGATGGGAGAAAGTTGTTAGTAGACCAGATTCCGTTGAGAAGATTTGTTTTGCAGGTTTGTTAACAAGTGCGACTATTCAAATATTGTGAATTTTGTCTAATTTAGTATGTACAGTGCTGGagtttgtggaaaaaaaatcaatgatctACGGGCATACCTTCTGATGGCTGCATTGTGACATTCAGCAGCGTGGATGCTGCTCAACGACCATGAAGTCGACGTCTCTTGAACGAATCCATCGGCGAACACCTTCCAGCTTGTAGACACCGGGCATAAGAATTCGCCAGAACTCTCCGTATTTGGTGGTACTGAAGCCGACATCTCTGCCCTTGATCTTTAGCTGAGCCCGCTCGATGGGACCCCCGTTGGGATCCATGACGAACCCTTGAACACCTCGGTGCGCTTCGGCGAGGAACTTGATCATCGACAGCTGATTGTCGTCCCAGTACTTGCGCAGTTCATAAGCTGGCGGAAACTTGCAGCACGATACTTCCAGAGTGATTTCCATGCAACCGTGCCAGATGTAGTTGAAGTCTTGCATTCCACCGGTCAGTGGATACCAAGCTGCACCGTTGGTGATGCCGTTCTCGAACGAGGGCGAAGCGGACTTGCAGGCCACTCTTTGAGACATCTTAGCGTGGTTGTTGGCGTAGGTTAGCGAGAGGTGCTTGAACACATCGTCGTCCGGTGTCAACGATGGTTGCGACACGTAGCTATTGAATACTGAACTCAAAAGGGGTCATGTTGGAAGAAACGAAGCAGAGATAGAAACGTATGAGAATATGGTTATTGAGTACAAAGGGAATTCTTATGTTTTCAACTACGACAAGCTCACCGGCGCAGGTAGATGACGATCTACATATCTCTGTTTCCACGAAAGCATTGGGGTGATCTTACAGGTTAATAAAAATCACGGAAATGTCACCTAAAATAAATACTTACTAGCGTTGGGAGTGTTATCGTACGGGTAACTGGCCACTAGAGCACCCCCGTGCAGGGATCCACTCAGTACAAACTGAATCTTGTTGATCCACTTTGACGGCTTCTGTCTCCGGTTGCGATCGCTTATTGTTCTGCTTGAAGTAATCCGGGAAGTTACGGTTCAGATCGAAACCACGCGAGTTGTATCGGCCCTGTCCGCCGTCACAAGTACCTTCCTTGGAAGCAGCATAACCATCCGGGTTCAACGAGGGCAGGATATGGATACGGGTGTTGTCCAATAGCCACTTGATGTAGGGATCAGACGTATAGCTGGTGATCAGGTACTGGATCATGTGAAGCAGCAGTTCACGTCCGACGGCTTCGTTACCGTGGATGTTACCGATGTACTTCACATCCGGTTTGCTGCATGTGCTCGTACGGGGACGAGGAAACCACCATGACCCACAGTTCGCGGCCCTGAACCGACTTCCCAATCGAATACAGTGCCGTCAGGTTGGGATAGCGCGCGGTGGTCGCCCTCAGATATCGCGTCATATCATCATGATTGTGGTAGACAAAATCCAGCGAGGAAGTATCCGGACGATACGCCCGAGGTTCATCGCCACCCACACCGCCATATTTTGACAGGCCATCCGCACGATCACTGCTCGTAATGCTTATCTGATCGGATGTGGGCACTTGAATTGCGAAGGCGATTCCGGCGCATAGCGTCACCGCCGCAAACACAATTTGCTTATCTATTAGCATCTTAGTAGTAAGTTATCTGTAAATGAAAGACAAAGACAGGTTGCACTATTTAGTATTCACGAAGTCTATTAAAGCGGATTTACAATTTATAGAACAATTAAACCCGATCATCATACGACATTTAAATAACTTGATCTAAACCggcttcaatttttttatatatacatcaTTGGCATTCGCTGTAAAACAGAGAATTGACAACACGCATTACACTTCGAGACACAACTTCATTTGTTGCTCAGGGGAAGCACGTTCCCATCATAAACTTCTCATTCGTACGAGTCTGTAACAAGTTTAATTGGCAGAGATggcttttgataaaaaaaaggtCAGTATACCTCTGCTAAGTAATTATTGATGCCGATAACTGCAAAGGTAATTGTTGTTGTTAAACTGAACAAATGTAAatgatattttgaaatgacgAAAGCTAAAACGTTCCATGGAAATAtgaaattttccgttgaaaatttggAACTTTTCCATGAatgaataattgaaaattttcatagaTAGACGGAAATAGCAATGACATATGGGCTCATTGACTTCTTATATTTTCTTATTAAGGCGTCACAAGCTGGTCAAGGGCAAGGTCAAGtttcagttgaaatgtagagccattgaaaaagaaaaagttCGAGATTCCGTATGATTCCACCACCGGTCGACGTCGCACGAACGTTTCAGTGTTTTCCACAAGGAATCACAACTTCGGTTTAATGGTCGTATACTATTccgccgaaagacatttcgcggaatgtacttTTTCACCGAAGGTCATTCCGGGGAATGTTGTTTGACGGAATTCGGTTAGAATaattatctttgaaatattTAGGGTAATTAGCTagatgttgaacggctaatttcttcgcctattgttgaacgcacgtgcatttcttatgggagtttaacaataggcgacaaaattagccgttcaacatttggcggtttcccctactgGATTTAACTTATTTGCATTGTACTAGTGTTTTGTAATCCGGTTTATTATTTTGGATTCTTGGTTGAAGCAATGAATGAAGCACGGAGTCTCTATGCGGAaatctcatttttcaaaaatcagtacctttgaaacacccaccacgcgaaagtatatgatctcctctttcatatcgtgggtatttttttcactattttgagtgcaaactccatagaaatcgCAAATGATGGCCAATTCAACCCcccaaaaaatgtatggaaaaatgacccccgatagaacattttaaaaatgcacttaacgttagtttttatttctgcagctcgacaaaaattcgcacagccgtgcgccagcaaaataaaagactgatattccggcaaaaatgatgtttgttagctgattttcggcaaattatttgctgattttcagcaattttgacagatatctcggcaaaaaacatgtttgctggggcacggctgtgcgaatctcggtaaaagttgaccattttgctgagatcccggtaaaaaatatCAAGTGtgtatgttatactaaatttttataacaaaatttgttaaaaacatGGTGCatgatgttgttaaaatatctaaatttctatcaaaaattacacaaaaaaacaaaaaactattttatcataaatatttataacagaatcagttacaaaatatattgtaatTTTTTActggtcgtgataggtctccattttgtgatcaacaatcagaaatttttgtttttgtcttaacaacaatattttgaagaacATGGAGCTAACAATATTTCAAATTAGGCAATctattcaaattatatcagcattgtgatatctatggctgggagactttgctacatctacactctaaaaaataatggaatttaCATATGACTGAAACGTTATTGAACCTAATTATTTAGTGACTCAAACTAAAATCTGCCCTAATTTAACGTTCCATTTGATGtgcaattcaaatcaatttcatTACTTCGAATAATGACTAAAATGTACGTTATCGTTTGAAATTCACATcatatattaaaattaaaatcttcaaatctgtGGAAATCTGTTCAGTGTGGCGTAAATTTACATGAATCTTGACCGATGCTGTGCGGCGGAATGAAAAAGCTTCGTCCTTGAATTTCAGTTCAGTTGAAAACAATGCCAGAGCATTTGTATGTCAGTCGCAGTTtcccgtatttttttgtttcgtgcGCTGTTTATGGAAAAGTGAATTACTTATCTGGAAATCTATCATGAAGCTAGCTGGACTACTCATCGCAATTTCGTTTTAGATTACCACGTCCTTAATTGGTGAGTAATTTTTTAATCGAACTTCGCTAGCAGCACCAAAATAAGAATGGAATTTCTTCTTCAGATACCATGTATGTACTTGCAGAATATTATGTACTGCTTTGTACAAGATGCATTCATGTTTGTCCTGTAAAACGGTTGCTTATGAGTTATGATCATGACAGAAATTGATTGACACCGGAGCACCAAACGTCCACAAAATTGCCcgcttttggaaacagaaaGGAACACAGGCCTGCAACATATAGATGTACAGCACAAATAGACAAACCTCATAAAATCTTGgagttttttaaattaaaaagttcagtcatttcaaaataaaataaaaatactgtAGAAGAcgttgaaaaaataaatcatatAATTACAACAAATTATTTCTTTTAAACCAGAGCATGCAAGAAAATTTCCGATCA
Encoded proteins:
- the LOC134207156 gene encoding LOW QUALITY PROTEIN: carboxypeptidase D-like (The sequence of the model RefSeq protein was modified relative to this genomic sequence to represent the inferred CDS: inserted 5 bases in 3 codons), which encodes MLIDKQIVFAAVTLCAGIAFAIQVPTSDQISITSSDRADGLSKYGGVGGDEPRAYRPDTSSLDFVYHNHDDMTRYLRATTARYPNLTALYSIGKSVQGRELWVMVVSSSPYEHMXSKPDVKYIGNIHGNEAVGRELLLHMIQYLITSYTSDPYIKWLLDNTRIHILPSLNPDGYAASKEGTCDGGQGRYNSRGFDLNRNFPDYFKQNNKRSQPETEAVKXWINKIQFVLSGSLHGGALVASYPYDNTPNAKICRSSSTCAVFNSYVSQPSLTPDDDVFKHLSLTYANNHAKMSQRVACKSASPSFENGITNGAAWYPLTGGMQDFNYIWHGCMEITLEVSCCKFPPAYELRKYWDDNQLSMIKFLAEAHRGVQGFVMDPNGGPIERAQLKIKGRDVGFSTTKYGEFWRILMPGVYKLEGVRRWIRSRDVDFMVVEQHPXLLNVTMQPSEGISKKPNPPRTGSHGAVQQGFRHVHVFQSAFSVPVRVVCENDGQGKKDSTTKQAISELLTPRSQGEGLLFQATAASAEVVTILSCATCLNDSTSNAASSQPETNWFLPVLPANPASPVGRKPQLQPRIRE